GCCATTGCTTGTGTTGTCGCTGGTAGTTGTGCCCATGTTTCTAATATAAGACCCTTACACAATCGCCGCATAGTCAATTCCGCATGTAATTGACAGGCAACTCCAAAGCCGCTCGAGTTGAAACAGTGCGTTCGAAGCATGAAACCCTTCTTCAGGCTAGCGCGCATTCTCTTCGATGGCCCGCAACAAAGCCTCTCTCAGCACTTTTTCCTCTTCTTTGTCCAGCTTTGCTTCGCTGCGCGTAAGGTAGAAGACGTCAATGGCCGTCTCCCCCTCCGTATCCACCAGGGCCACCTCAATATTGCAGCCCTGAGCTGCCAGCATCAGGCTTAAAGCCCGCAACAGTCCAGTCGTATCCTGCGCCACCACCTCCAGCAGCGTACTGTGCGACGAGGCCTCATCGTCGAACTCCACCCTGGTCTCGACCACCACCAGCGGGGCCTTCCGCCTACCTCTCCGACGCCCACTCAGCAGCTTCTCCACCGACACCGCTCCGGTCATCACGTCATGGACGCTCTTCACAAACGCCTCGTGCTCGGAGGCATTCATCTCCAGTGTCCGAAAACTGTCCGTAAACCGGAACGTATCCACAACAACGCCCTGCCGGTTCGAAAACGCATCCGCCGTGACAATATTCATCCCCCACGCCGCCAGCACCCCCGCCATCGTCGCGAAGAGCTGCGGTCTGTCCTTCGTCACCAGCGTCAACTCGCTCACCGCAGGCACATAGCGAAAATCCAGCTGCACCGGATCTCCCGCGAACCCCGTCGCCATCTTGAAGTGTGTCCGTACCTGCGCCGGCGTCCTCGTCAGCACGTAGCGCTCCGGAAAACCCTCCAGGTACTCCAGCACTGCCGCCTTCTGCCCCGGCAGCAGAGCCACCACCCGATGCACCAGTTCGCTCTCCTCCTGCGCCCCCAGCCGTTCCTCATCCACGCTGCGGTCCAGATAGTTCGCCGTAGCGATAAAAAGCTGCCAGAGATTCTCTGCCTTCCACGGCGTCAACGCATCCGGATGTACCGCATTGATATCCGCATAAGTAAACAAAGTCAGCATGCGGAGAGCTTCGGGCGTCTGCATCTTTCCCGCGAACGCCTGCACCGTCTCCTCGTCAAAGATATCTCTCCGCAGCGCAGCCGACATCTCCAGGTGATTCGCGATCAAGTTCACCACCAGACCGCTCTCATACGTATCCAGCTCCAGCCGCTCCAGAACACTCTCGGCCATCCGCGCACTCTCCCGCGTATGATCGCCCGTGCTCCGACCCTTACCGGTGTCATGCAGCAACGCTGCAAGATACAGCAGCTCCGGATGCGGCAGCTCCCGCAGCACTCCGCCAAGCCGCATCGCCCACTCCGCCATACCACCCGACTGCGCGCTCTCCAGTCCATGCAGCGTATCGATCAGCACAAACGTGTGTTCATCCACCGTGTAGCGGTGATACGCATCCCGAATCACCAGCGCGTCGATTCCGTGAAACTCAGGGATCAGCAACTCCAGCACGCCCATCGCATGCATCGACCGCAGCGCATCGCCGGCATAAGCGCCCTTCAATATCCCCTGCAGATGATGCCACAGCGCCGGCCCCTCCTCCAGATGCGCCGACAGCAGCGGCAGCCCCTGCGACAACCGCTCTTCCGCATCCCCCCCCAGCGTCACTCCCGTCCGCGCCATTGCCGCAAACACCTGCAGCACCACATCCGGATCCCCTGCCGGATCATGGCCGAACTCGGTCGAAGTCTCAAGCACGACCCGGCCGCGCTCCAGACGAAAGCCATGCTGCACAACCTCCACCTTCCGCTCGCGTTTCAATCCAGGCAGCCGGGACGCGGAGGCTACAGGCATCTCATCTAGCATCTGCGTCACCCGGCGCTCCACGCTGCGCGCATGTCGAAAATAGAGCCGCATCCAATACGCCGCATCCGCCTTCTTCGGCTTGCGGCCCGTCATTCCTACAGCGGTCTCAGCCGCTGCATCCTGCGCCTGCCAATCCAGTGTGTTGTCGTCCCGCTCATGCCGATAGTGCAGAAAACACCGCACCAGCCAAAGAAAATCCACCGCCTTACGAAACTCATTGCCATCGGCAGCCGGCCCGCGATCACTCTCGTTCCCGCCCTTCTTCTGCGCCAACGCGCCCGCGGCACGAAGCTTCGCCATCCACCCGCAAACATGCACATCCCGCAGTCCACCGGGACAGTCTTTGATGTTCGGCTCCAAGTGAAACAGCGTGTCTCCGTACTTCGCATGGCGGGCTCGTGTCAGCTCCAACAGACGAACCGTTATCGTCTTATGCTCCCGCTGCAGCAGCTTCGGCACGCTCTGTTCCGCGAGCTTGTCGTAGAGCAATGCATCCCCGGTCACCCAGCGATGATCCATCAACGACAGCGCAAACTCTGCATTCTCCGCGTCGAACCTCTCGCATTCCGCCAGCTTCCGCGTCGCCGGTGAGACCCGAATCCCGCAGTCCCACATCTCCTGATTCACGCGGCGAATCCCGTCTTTGACATCCCTCTCAGCCAGCCTCCCATCCAGCAAAAAGAGCAGGTCCACATCCGAGTAAGGAAACAGCTCCTTCCGTCCGTATCCGCCAACCGCCACCAGAGAGATTCCATTGCCCAGCCGCGAATCCCGCTCAATCGCCTGCGCCCACAGGTCTCGCACCAACTCATCCAGCGCCGCAGCCCGCGCAGCAATCGTCGCTGCCCCCGAAGCGCCCCCCGCCTCGAACGCGCCACGAACCTCCAGCATCCTCCGCTGGTACGCCGCGCGCCCTCCGCTCCCTGGGTACTCAGTTGCCTTCATGGCCATTGTGCTCGAAAGAACTTTAAGCATACAGCCAACCGTGCCGTCCCCACGCGGCCAAGGCGGCAACCTAAACACGCCTGCCAATTACCTAAAGCGCAATCTCGCCACGCTCATCGTTACGAATTCGAATCGCCTCATCGATCTTCGAGATGAAGATCTTTCCATCCCCAATCGTTCCCGTCCGAGCCGCGCCTGTGATCGCCAGAATCGCCTTATCCAGCATCTCGTCCGCCACCACAACCTCGAGCTTCACCTTCGGCAGCAGGTCCACCGAGTACTCGCGCCCCCGGTAGAACTCCGTATGGCCCTTCTGCCGCCCATGCCCCCGAGCCTCGGTGATCGTCATCCCCTCAACGCCAATCTCCACCAGAGCATCCTTCACCGCGTCCAGCTTCGACGGCTGAATCACCGCTTCAATCTTCTGCATATCCGTATCTTCCTCTCAAGCCGATCGTTCTACCGCCGAAATTTAGTGCGCCCAATCGTACCCTTCTTCGCCATGCTGCGAAAGATCGAGTCCCTCGCGCTCCTCATCCTCGCTCACTCTAAGCCCGATCAGTTTATCCACGATAAACAGAATCACCAGCGTGCCCACAATCGAAAGAGCCCAGGCAATCGCCACGCCGACCAGCTGGTTGAGCAACTGATGAGCATTCCCCTCAAGCAGCCCCGTAGCCTTCCCCGCACCGAAGATCGGATTGATCACGCTGTTGGCAAACACGCCGGTCAAAATCGCGCCCATCGTCCCGCCCGCGCCATGCACCCCGAACGCATCCAGCGAGTCGTCATATCCGAACGCCGCCTTCACCTTCACCACCATCAAATAACAGCCCACTCCCGCGATCAGCCCAATCCAAAGCGCCGACATCGGCGTCACGAAACCTGAAGCCGGTGTAATCGCCACCAGCCCAGCCACCGCGCCAGAGATCGCTCCCAGCGCCGAAGGCTTCCCCTGCCGAATCCACTCCGCCACGCTCCACCCGATCGCCGCAGCAGCCGCGCCAAAGTGCGTCGCCACAAACGCCGAAGTTGCCAGCGTTCCCGAGCTCAGCGCCGAACCGGCATTGAACCCGAACCAACCCACCCACAACAAACAAGCCCCAATGAAGCTCAACACCACCGAATGCGGCGGCATCGGCACCTTCGGATATCCCAGCCGCTTGCCCAGATAGAGCGCCGTCACCAGCGCCGAAACCCCGGAAGTCACATGCACCACCGTCCCGCCCGCAAAGTCCAGACAAGGAAACCGTCCGCCCAGCGAAGCATTCAGCAACCCACCCTTACCCCAGACCATATGCGCCATCGGACTGTAGACAATCATCGCCCACAGCACCATAAACACCAGCATTGCGGAAAACCTCATCCGCTCCGCAAACGCGCCCGTGATCAGCGCCGGCGTAATAATCGCGAACATTAGCTGATACACCATGAACGTCTGCAGCGGAATCGTCGCCGCATACTTCACATCCGGAGCCAGCCCCACGCCGCGCAGAAACACATTGTGCAGCCCGCCGATAAACGCGTTCCCCTCCCCAAACGCCAGTGAATACGTCACCAGCGCCCACAGCACCGTGATCACCGCCATCATCGCGAAGGTTTGCATCATTGTGCCAAGAATATTCTTCTTCCGCACCAACCCGCCGTAGAACAGCGCCAGCCCGGGCCCGCTCATCATCAGCACCAGCGCCGCCGAAACCAGCATCCAGGCGTTATCCCCCGAAGTCTGCGCAGCAGCGATCAGCGTCGTGTTGTCCGCGTTCTGTTTCTCCAGCGCCGCTATCCTGTCCGTCTGGCTCAAACTCGAACCTCCAGAAGCGCCCGAGGCAGTCGTCTGCGCCAGAACCCGCGACCCACCCGCTGCCATTCCGCCGACAATCAGCGCAAACAGAAAAGCCAGAAACACCTTCGCCACTGGAAGACGCATGGTTCAATCACCCGTTTCAAAGTTAGTCATTTCAAAATAAACGAAGCAGCAGGAGAGAAGAGATACGCCGTCAATTCGCCAATCTGGCAGCCTACGACTCAATCTTCACACGTCAAAAAAAGGAGCGAAGCACCTCATGCAGCGCTCCGGTTCGCTTTACTCTACACAAGACGGCGCGCAACACAAAGCAGGAAATTCATTCTGCATTCGCCGCCCCCGCATCCACGTCCTCTTCGAAAGGCGCTCATCATGTCGACCGCAACTCTCCACCGCTGGAATGAAATCGAACCCGAGCAACTCAATCCTCTTCTCACCCGCCAGTTCGTCACCGGCGCCCTCGCCATGTTCGCCCGCGTCGTGCTCGCCAAAGGCTGCATCGTCCCGCGCCACTCCCACCCCAACGAGCAGATCACCTTTATCACTGAGGGCGCACTCCGCTTCGACTACGACGACGGCACTTCGCACACTGTCAGAGCAGGTGAGGTCCTCGTCATCCCCGGCAACCTTGCCCACTGCGCCACTGCTCTCGAAGACACGATCGACTTCGACATCTTCGCCCCACCGCGCCAGGACTGGATCGACAAAGACGACAGCTATCTCCGCCGATAGTAAAAACCCACTGTGCCGTGCGAGCCGAAAGGTTGAGGCTAAGTGCGGCAAGAGCTAGGGTGCGGGCTCGAATCATGAGAGGTCTCTCCAGCGGTTCAGCTTGTGGTGGATTTGTGGTGACAACGTGGTTTTTGGGTGGTGAAACGTGGTGATTTGGCACCACACACGCGTGGTGCGCGAGCAGGAATGATGCGGGTTTTGTTGTTTTGCGACGGAAAAAATTGTGGAGATTAAGTTGCACCATAAATGAGGCAGCCACTTTTCTTGAGAGGCTCCGACCTGGGTGTAAGGGCAAAGGCAAGACAATTCTCCCGCTATTCGAACTCAAAACACCGAGCAACGCGAGGACTGATACCTCTAGCATCACCGAAACAAGGGTATACGAGTCACGAAGTGCCCGCGCGAATCGGGGCCCCCACGAACAGGTCTTCGTTCGTGGGGTGGCAAGCGTAGCGGGCTCGTCCGGCAGGACATACTTCCTTCGACATCCCACCCACCCATCCCGTACCCTTGGATCACCACCCAAGGCCACACCGGAGAAGTCATGAAGCAACTGATCC
The nucleotide sequence above comes from Tunturibacter empetritectus. Encoded proteins:
- the glnD gene encoding [protein-PII] uridylyltransferase — protein: MKATEYPGSGGRAAYQRRMLEVRGAFEAGGASGAATIAARAAALDELVRDLWAQAIERDSRLGNGISLVAVGGYGRKELFPYSDVDLLFLLDGRLAERDVKDGIRRVNQEMWDCGIRVSPATRKLAECERFDAENAEFALSLMDHRWVTGDALLYDKLAEQSVPKLLQREHKTITVRLLELTRARHAKYGDTLFHLEPNIKDCPGGLRDVHVCGWMAKLRAAGALAQKKGGNESDRGPAADGNEFRKAVDFLWLVRCFLHYRHERDDNTLDWQAQDAAAETAVGMTGRKPKKADAAYWMRLYFRHARSVERRVTQMLDEMPVASASRLPGLKRERKVEVVQHGFRLERGRVVLETSTEFGHDPAGDPDVVLQVFAAMARTGVTLGGDAEERLSQGLPLLSAHLEEGPALWHHLQGILKGAYAGDALRSMHAMGVLELLIPEFHGIDALVIRDAYHRYTVDEHTFVLIDTLHGLESAQSGGMAEWAMRLGGVLRELPHPELLYLAALLHDTGKGRSTGDHTRESARMAESVLERLELDTYESGLVVNLIANHLEMSAALRRDIFDEETVQAFAGKMQTPEALRMLTLFTYADINAVHPDALTPWKAENLWQLFIATANYLDRSVDEERLGAQEESELVHRVVALLPGQKAAVLEYLEGFPERYVLTRTPAQVRTHFKMATGFAGDPVQLDFRYVPAVSELTLVTKDRPQLFATMAGVLAAWGMNIVTADAFSNRQGVVVDTFRFTDSFRTLEMNASEHEAFVKSVHDVMTGAVSVEKLLSGRRRGRRKAPLVVVETRVEFDDEASSHSTLLEVVAQDTTGLLRALSLMLAAQGCNIEVALVDTEGETAIDVFYLTRSEAKLDKEEEKVLREALLRAIEENAR
- a CDS encoding cupin domain-containing protein, whose amino-acid sequence is MSTATLHRWNEIEPEQLNPLLTRQFVTGALAMFARVVLAKGCIVPRHSHPNEQITFITEGALRFDYDDGTSHTVRAGEVLVIPGNLAHCATALEDTIDFDIFAPPRQDWIDKDDSYLRR
- a CDS encoding P-II family nitrogen regulator produces the protein MQKIEAVIQPSKLDAVKDALVEIGVEGMTITEARGHGRQKGHTEFYRGREYSVDLLPKVKLEVVVADEMLDKAILAITGAARTGTIGDGKIFISKIDEAIRIRNDERGEIAL
- a CDS encoding ammonium transporter, which produces MRLPVAKVFLAFLFALIVGGMAAGGSRVLAQTTASGASGGSSLSQTDRIAALEKQNADNTTLIAAAQTSGDNAWMLVSAALVLMMSGPGLALFYGGLVRKKNILGTMMQTFAMMAVITVLWALVTYSLAFGEGNAFIGGLHNVFLRGVGLAPDVKYAATIPLQTFMVYQLMFAIITPALITGAFAERMRFSAMLVFMVLWAMIVYSPMAHMVWGKGGLLNASLGGRFPCLDFAGGTVVHVTSGVSALVTALYLGKRLGYPKVPMPPHSVVLSFIGACLLWVGWFGFNAGSALSSGTLATSAFVATHFGAAAAAIGWSVAEWIRQGKPSALGAISGAVAGLVAITPASGFVTPMSALWIGLIAGVGCYLMVVKVKAAFGYDDSLDAFGVHGAGGTMGAILTGVFANSVINPIFGAGKATGLLEGNAHQLLNQLVGVAIAWALSIVGTLVILFIVDKLIGLRVSEDEEREGLDLSQHGEEGYDWAH